CCTGCATTGGGTTCATGTGTCTCTGCAATAATCTTTTGCAGGGGGACAATACGCTTATGTCAACCTCATTTTAGCGCTGAAATCTTGTTTTTTTACAATTTTTGGTCGTGGGGCTTGGGTTGTTTTTCGAATTTTCGCAGGTGTGTTTTGTTCCCGGGTGCAGTTCTTTTTGAGTTGAGGTGGGCTGTTTTTGTTGGATGGGTATGTGTTTTTTGAACTCCCTTTGCCGGAGGAAAACGAGGAGGGGTTTACTAAGTGTAAAGGATAAACAGCCCGATATTGATTAACCAATATGATTTGAAAACAAAAAATCACAACCCGGAACAGCTCCTGATGTTTAAAGCACAGAGATCAGACCATACAATGTTAATAATTAGTATAAGTTTAGGCTTTAAAGCATAGAAGTTTCCTTAAATCGGGACTAATTGTTTATCTTTACCCCATTGTTTGATCTGCTGCTTCTGCAATCAGGGAAGATGTTTCAGTTTTACAGCTTTATTCGAAACTTATTATATTTACTATGAAAAAAATACCTTTTAACTGGTATAATACCAACGGCAGCAAAATACATGCGCAATTGTGGCAGTCTGAAAATAAGCTCGAGATCAAAGGTGTTATTTGTCTGGTACACGGTTTGGGCGAACATATTGGCAGATATGAACATTTTGCCCGTTTTTTTGTCAACAACAATTATGTAGTCATCGCCTGTGATTTGTTGGGGCATGGTCAGTCAGAAGGGCGCAGGGGTCATGTCGGTTCTTTCAACCAGTTCTATGAACAAATTGACCGGCTGCTGGAAGAAGCGAGCAAACGGTTTCCGGGTGAGCCTAAATTTATTTATGGACATAGTATGGGCGGCAATATTGTACTTAATTACGCCATTGCCCGAAGCCCCCGGGTTTTGGGCATTGTACTGAGTGCGCCCTGGTTGAGACCTGCTATGGAAGTCCCGGCTTCAAAAATCGCTTTGACCAAAATTGCAACCGTATTATTACCCTGGTATTTCGAATCCAATGGCATTGATATCAATCAGTTGTCGAGAGATAATGCCGTTTGCGAGGCATATCAGAAAGACCCTTTGGTACACGATAAGATTTCTGCCCGCTTGTTTATGTCAATTACAGAGCAAGCTGAATTTGCTACTCACAACTATTCCCAATTGCGGGTTCCGGTGTTGCTGATGCACGGAACTGCGGACGGATTGACAAGTTATCAGGCAAGTGAAGAATTTGCATCGGCAGCCAAAGGAAAAGTGGAATTCAAAAGCTGGCCGGGGTTTTTTCATGAACTGCACAATGAACCCGAACAAAATGAAGTATTCGACTTTGTACTGAACTGGATAGACAGTAAACTCCAACACTCGACAAGTATAGGTCAGTTGAAAAGTTAAAACTTTTTGGAACTACAACCCCAAACAATGTTTACAATATTCTGCAATAAATAACTGTTATGCCCTTCACCAAAATAGAACATATTGGAATTGCTGTCAAAGATCTGGAAAGTGCCAATGCCCTGTATGCGCAACTGTTGGGAACTGTGCATTACAAAACCGAATTGGTAGAAACCGAGCATGTTTTGACCTCTTTTTTTAAAGTCGGCGAATCAAAAATAGAACTGCTTCAAGCCACTCATCCCGATAGCGCCATTGCAAAATTTATAGAAAAGCGCGGTGAAGGGCTTCACCATGTGGCTTATGCTGTCAGCAATATTCAGGAAGAGATGGAGCGGATGTCCGGGCAGGGCTTTACCCTTCTCAATCAGCAACCTAAACGAGGAGCAGATAATAAATGGGTCTGTTTTATCCATCCCAAAAACTGCAACGGTGTCCTGGTCGAACTTTGTCAGGATATTTCAGAGGATTTGGTCTAAATAAAATGTCCGGTAAATCTGATATTCCTATTTGTAGGTAACTTCAAACAGCGCCTCATATTTGTCGGGGAGTTTTGGCACAGTAACCCAATTGTAATTGACCAATTGTTTCAACGTGTCGCATCCGGTAACGCCAACATGTACCCTGACTTTGTAAACATACTGTTTGTCATGTGTATCGGCATGCACACTGCGGGTATAAAAAGCAGTACAACCGGTAGCTTCGGTTCGGAGCCCCAACAAAGTTCGCTCGTTAAAATCTATAATGGGCGGAGTGTATCCGGCACAAAGACTATCGGTAAACAATGTTTCGTAAGTCAGTTGATC
This is a stretch of genomic DNA from Sphingobacteriales bacterium. It encodes these proteins:
- the mce gene encoding methylmalonyl-CoA epimerase encodes the protein MPFTKIEHIGIAVKDLESANALYAQLLGTVHYKTELVETEHVLTSFFKVGESKIELLQATHPDSAIAKFIEKRGEGLHHVAYAVSNIQEEMERMSGQGFTLLNQQPKRGADNKWVCFIHPKNCNGVLVELCQDISEDLV
- a CDS encoding lysophospholipase; protein product: MKKIPFNWYNTNGSKIHAQLWQSENKLEIKGVICLVHGLGEHIGRYEHFARFFVNNNYVVIACDLLGHGQSEGRRGHVGSFNQFYEQIDRLLEEASKRFPGEPKFIYGHSMGGNIVLNYAIARSPRVLGIVLSAPWLRPAMEVPASKIALTKIATVLLPWYFESNGIDINQLSRDNAVCEAYQKDPLVHDKISARLFMSITEQAEFATHNYSQLRVPVLLMHGTADGLTSYQASEEFASAAKGKVEFKSWPGFFHELHNEPEQNEVFDFVLNWIDSKLQHSTSIGQLKS